Genomic window (Nicotiana sylvestris chromosome 7, ASM39365v2, whole genome shotgun sequence):
CGACTGTAATTAGGAGTACTCCTGTAATTAGCTAGTCACACTTATAGAAATGAAACTGATTTCacctggttttttttttttttttttttttgtggttacTTCTTACTCTCGGTATTTAAATGCCAAGGTCCTGGGCGAAATTATTTTAATCTACAATGTGCTTGCAACAGAATtggcttccttttcttttcttttaattttttttttaaatttcttcaATGCTTCTTAAGCAATAAACTCTTTTGCCGTAATTAACTGGCCTTAatccttaaaaaaaaaattagagtggaaattgagAGATTCTCTTTCTTTAGGTAAGATGTAATTATTAGTAAGATGAGCTTTTGATAAACATGCAatattctctctcttttttctcatttttgcaacggCAAGTTCAATCCATGTTAAAAGAATTCAATGTATTGTGTGATGACAAATTTTTTCGACATCTACTTGGCTAAATATGACTATCAAACTGCTTGCTTAGGGAAAAATGTAATATAACAAGAGTTTAGTACTTATAAATATTCAGTAGTTCACATAGAAGTACATGTAATTTACCCGTAACAAACAGAATTTGTAAATTAAGACTAGTACAAAACATTTTAAAGAAGCTAAATCGCATCGTTGTGTGACAATTTTATTACATGGCTAGTAAATATAAGTCAAATTCACATATATATAGCAATGACGTAAATTACGGGACAGTACGTTGGGGTGCTTAGGATGAAATTCGGCTCAGTTTTCTCGAAGAACACTTGACATATAGCTGAGGATGAAATGAAGTTAAATTAAGCAGCAAACAATGGAGACACGTCCACCCCAAACATCATGTGAGAAATCACCCCAATCCCAATTGTTTTCACCAGCTTAAACATCACTTTCCCAATCCGTCTACCACCTCCCCCTTGCTGAAGCTGAGCCTGGCCATGACTCTGATGCTGTGCCATATAGTTATTGTGCATGTTCGATGAACTAGGAAAACTTGGATTAGGAGGACTCCGATATGAACTAAATCCATTAGCATGACCACTAAGATACTGTTGCTGAGGGAATACAGACGGTGGAACATATGTCTGGATTCCTCGTTGCGTCCTTCTCGTTTCACATTGAACCAACACACAATCAAGATGAATATCAAATCTACATTGTGCACACCTGTAACGCCATGAAGAAGCGTTACATGCTCCTCTGCAAATAGCACATCTCCCAGTTGGTTCATACGGGCCCAAAAGCCTTAAACGATGTTGCTGAAATATTAACAATCATCATCAAAATGGTTGTATAATTAAACAAAACTACTAAGTCGTGATGAGGTGGCGTAATTATATATGCAATAGTATTAAGTTGTGATCCACATGATAGAGTCTGTGGATTACACTTATCGTTTGTTTttagtcttttattttaattggtTTAGTTGATACTAAAGAACTAGTAaagtatagtatatatacatatggCAGAGGCTAGAGCCAGAATTTGAAACTTAGGTGTTCAAGATTCTAGCCCATTTAAGTTACTTGGTTCAACTTGAATAATTTGTAAATATTCAatatattttttaagaaaaatacaaggtTTCGATAAAAGCTACTGAGTTATGTTGAACCCGTGACCTAAACTCTAGCTACGACTTTGAAGGGAAGACAAGGAGGAAAAGAGCCAGGAGGAGGGAAAGGGATGAAGGTGATATGTTCAAACGTTATTTGATGTGTTAATCATGTTAGAGCAATTGAGAAACACGCATTAGTTACCTGATGTAGGGCATGACGCAGTGTTCGAGGCAACTGAGTACAAAGAGGGTGGACGTCGAAATTGCAACGATTACACCTATAGAAAAGGCCTTCAACAGGATCGCAGCAAACATCGCAGAAGCCGACGAGTTCGCTGTCGGCTTGCGGCTCGAGGATAGTGAGCTTAAGTTGATGAGAATGcatgaaagaagaaagaaaaggtgGACATAATCCACAGTATTCATGCAGGTCAAAGTTGCAGCCATGGCAGCAATATCTTTTCCCTATACCAGGCATGTAGCAACCATCACATTCATATTCAGTGTTGGAATTATATATTGTTAACAAATGTTCAGGATGTGCAAAATGTTGTAGCAACATGTCCTCTGGGAGAGATGCCATCTCTGATTTTCTCTCAAGAACTTTTATAATTGGAACTTAATTTGGTAATGATGGAACTATAAAGGGCAAGAAAATAACGGAAGAAT
Coding sequences:
- the LOC104228964 gene encoding protein VACUOLELESS GAMETOPHYTES-like, translating into MASLPEDMLLQHFAHPEHLLTIYNSNTEYECDGCYMPGIGKRYCCHGCNFDLHEYCGLCPPFLSSFMHSHQLKLTILEPQADSELVGFCDVCCDPVEGLFYRCNRCNFDVHPLCTQLPRTLRHALHQQHRLRLLGPYEPTGRCAICRGACNASSWRYRCAQCRFDIHLDCVLVQCETRRTQRGIQTYVPPSVFPQQQYLSGHANGFSSYRSPPNPSFPSSSNMHNNYMAQHQSHGQAQLQQGGGGRRIGKVMFKLVKTIGIGVISHMMFGVDVSPLFAA